One part of the Fimbriiglobus ruber genome encodes these proteins:
- a CDS encoding type IV secretory system conjugative DNA transfer family protein has protein sequence MAAVLTRLFILASVAAAAYILADEVGCFGVVCLALFAIRWAGRSWPGSGTSCGTAAIADAAEMRDAGMNRPNSGIHLGRQLIQIPTRREAILDLVTAPVSHSPAVVENLSLAFGQQEPKQRLWLPKINHCSVFGASGCGKGAGILVTTLLTYNRPVIVLDPKGELYSLTAYARRAAFGRIAHRLDPYHVIRSGGGVSINPLAWVSPDSPFVTDCAKDYAVALVTRGQEKEPFFPNMSELLLQAFIAATIWGASAEDRHLVTVADLIGNPSTFASTLQAMQASDAYGGVLRTLGHQIAALEGKEKASILASVAQYLGWLNSPSVRDTVRATTFDPLAVKTGNTDLFVILPPERLKSASGFVRYLLTAILRRLAQGPPDESREVLVILDEIACVGANLPIIEEMVTLFRGWGVRTIFVWQSLGQLQDVFPGDKAKTFMANMSAQIFAKTNDLDTAKLISEQIGDTTVLTTSTQNGGSYSRPTDTSGQGGHNSGQRSESWSVSHSEAGRRVLKPEEILRLPSRVMVLFTDRTLPVLVEQVRFYDPDFKRPPRCSGVSRLFNRIVFISIGALLILIAWDTAQTRQRKRQPNRYVPTIPSPDTFPSQPSGPPASGFPVHPLGEDRNGQESR, from the coding sequence TTGGCCGCCGTCCTGACCCGGTTATTCATCCTCGCGAGCGTCGCCGCGGCAGCCTACATTCTCGCTGACGAGGTTGGGTGTTTCGGGGTCGTATGTCTCGCCTTGTTTGCCATCCGTTGGGCCGGACGCAGCTGGCCGGGGTCGGGAACATCTTGCGGTACGGCCGCGATCGCCGACGCGGCCGAGATGCGTGACGCCGGCATGAACCGGCCGAACTCGGGAATACATCTCGGTCGGCAATTGATCCAAATACCAACCCGCCGCGAAGCGATCCTCGACCTCGTGACTGCTCCGGTCTCCCACTCGCCCGCTGTCGTCGAAAACCTCTCCCTCGCTTTCGGGCAGCAAGAACCGAAACAGCGTCTATGGCTACCTAAAATTAATCATTGTTCTGTCTTTGGGGCGAGTGGCTGCGGCAAAGGAGCTGGAATACTAGTAACAACATTACTGACATATAATCGACCGGTAATAGTGCTGGACCCGAAGGGCGAGCTGTACAGCCTGACCGCCTATGCTCGCCGCGCTGCCTTCGGCCGCATCGCCCATCGCCTCGACCCTTACCACGTCATTCGATCGGGTGGTGGCGTGTCGATTAACCCACTCGCGTGGGTCAGCCCGGACAGCCCGTTCGTCACCGATTGCGCCAAAGATTACGCCGTCGCGCTCGTAACCCGCGGGCAAGAAAAAGAACCCTTCTTTCCGAATATGAGCGAATTACTCCTCCAGGCGTTTATCGCGGCCACCATCTGGGGCGCTTCGGCCGAGGACCGACATCTCGTCACCGTCGCCGATTTGATCGGCAACCCGAGTACCTTCGCCAGCACGCTCCAGGCCATGCAGGCGAGCGATGCCTATGGCGGGGTTCTTCGCACGCTCGGGCACCAGATCGCCGCGTTGGAGGGGAAGGAAAAGGCTAGTATTCTTGCCAGCGTGGCGCAATATCTTGGCTGGCTAAATAGCCCGAGCGTCCGCGATACGGTACGCGCGACCACGTTCGATCCGCTCGCTGTCAAAACCGGCAATACCGACCTATTCGTTATTCTGCCGCCCGAAAGATTGAAATCGGCCAGCGGCTTTGTTCGCTATCTCCTGACGGCGATTCTCCGCCGACTGGCCCAAGGGCCGCCGGACGAGTCGCGGGAAGTGCTGGTGATTTTGGACGAAATCGCCTGTGTTGGGGCGAATTTGCCAATCATCGAAGAAATGGTGACGCTGTTTCGCGGCTGGGGGGTGCGGACGATATTCGTATGGCAGTCCCTGGGTCAGCTTCAAGATGTGTTTCCCGGTGACAAAGCGAAAACATTCATGGCGAATATGAGTGCCCAGATTTTCGCTAAAACGAACGACCTGGATACAGCAAAACTGATATCTGAGCAAATTGGGGACACAACCGTTCTTACCACCAGTACCCAGAACGGCGGCTCCTATTCCCGGCCGACCGATACGTCGGGGCAGGGGGGCCATAATTCGGGCCAGCGCTCGGAGAGTTGGAGCGTGAGCCATTCCGAGGCCGGGCGTCGTGTGCTCAAACCCGAAGAAATCTTGCGGCTACCATCGCGTGTCATGGTGCTATTTACAGACCGTACGTTGCCTGTTTTGGTCGAACAAGTGCGTTTCTATGATCCCGATTTCAAACGACCCCCGCGCTGTTCCGGTGTTTCCCGCCTGTTCAACCGGATTGTGTTTATCTCCATCGGGGCACTCCTCATCCTCATTGCCTGGGACACGGCGCAGACTCGTCAACGGAAGCGGCAGCCAAACCGTTACGTTCCGACCATTCCCAGCCCCGATACCTTCCCAAGCCAGCCCAGCGGGCCGCCGGCTTCGGGTTTCCCTGTCCACCCGCTTGGAGAGGACCGCAATGGCCAAGAAAGTCGGTGA
- a CDS encoding helix-turn-helix transcriptional regulator has product MPTLQAPKKPPSDYQQRMGRAIREVRELLGMKQKEVARLLIEQYYETGPGSLNPKRPCPDPEQYNRRVSDIERGRRNFDLMLPEQMARAFDIQTWMLEVLATSYAKIDTKEKKKIQELAGMIRAWLAQRRPPTGTDRPPPAGNSKGGAGK; this is encoded by the coding sequence ATGCCCACCCTGCAAGCACCGAAGAAGCCACCTAGCGACTACCAGCAACGGATGGGACGGGCGATCCGGGAGGTGCGTGAGTTACTTGGCATGAAACAGAAAGAAGTAGCCCGGTTACTTATCGAGCAGTATTACGAGACCGGGCCAGGAAGCCTGAATCCGAAACGCCCCTGTCCGGACCCGGAGCAATATAACCGGCGCGTGTCGGACATCGAGCGGGGGCGGAGGAACTTCGACCTCATGCTCCCCGAGCAAATGGCCCGTGCTTTCGATATTCAAACGTGGATGCTGGAGGTGCTTGCGACTTCCTACGCCAAAATTGACACGAAGGAAAAGAAGAAAATTCAGGAATTGGCCGGAATGATCCGAGCGTGGCTTGCGCAAAGGCGGCCTCCGACGGGAACTGATCGCCCGCCTCCGGCGGGCAACTCGAAGGGCGGAGCCGGAAAATAA
- a CDS encoding PDDEXK nuclease domain-containing protein: MAKKKPTPKSTPPAKRATVQPAGYVELLDALKIRIRSSQIRAAVAVHRELVTLYWQIGRDILTRQEAEGWGAKVIDRLGRDLQAEFPGVAGFSPRNLKYMRAFAEAWTDEAIVQRVVAQIPWGHNITLLETLKDRKEREWYALATVEYGWSRPVLVHQIETGAFARQGKAITNFEKTLPPPQSDLAREALKDPYTFDFLELQTEHQERELETGLLAHIRKFLLELGAGFAFVGQQVHLEVGGQDFYLDLLFYHLKLRCYVVLDLKAKPFTPEFAGKMNFYLSAVDDLLRHPDDKPSIGIILCKSRNEVVAEYALRDLTKPVGVSSYVTKLVETLPAAFRDQLPNAKQLRDAIKEATSTIDPG; the protein is encoded by the coding sequence GTGGCCAAGAAGAAACCGACCCCAAAATCCACGCCGCCGGCGAAACGGGCTACCGTACAGCCGGCCGGGTACGTCGAACTGCTCGACGCATTGAAAATCCGTATTCGCTCCAGTCAAATCAGGGCCGCGGTCGCGGTCCATCGAGAACTCGTTACCCTTTACTGGCAAATCGGTCGGGACATCCTGACACGTCAGGAGGCCGAAGGCTGGGGGGCCAAAGTCATTGACCGCCTCGGTCGGGATCTCCAAGCCGAATTTCCCGGAGTTGCGGGATTTTCACCCCGCAACCTGAAATACATGCGGGCCTTCGCCGAGGCATGGACCGATGAGGCAATTGTGCAACGGGTCGTTGCACAAATCCCGTGGGGGCACAACATCACCTTGCTTGAGACTCTTAAGGACCGCAAAGAACGCGAATGGTACGCCCTGGCGACGGTGGAATACGGATGGTCCCGCCCCGTCCTCGTTCACCAGATTGAAACGGGGGCTTTTGCCCGCCAGGGGAAGGCCATTACGAACTTCGAGAAGACCCTGCCGCCGCCGCAGTCGGACCTCGCCCGGGAAGCCCTGAAAGACCCTTACACGTTCGATTTTCTGGAGTTGCAAACCGAACATCAGGAGCGGGAGTTAGAGACGGGCCTTCTTGCCCACATTCGTAAATTCCTCCTCGAACTCGGGGCCGGGTTTGCGTTCGTCGGCCAACAGGTCCACTTGGAAGTCGGCGGGCAGGATTTCTACCTCGATTTGCTCTTCTATCACTTGAAGCTCCGCTGTTACGTCGTGCTGGACCTCAAAGCGAAGCCGTTCACCCCGGAATTTGCCGGCAAAATGAACTTCTACCTCTCGGCCGTGGATGATCTGCTGCGGCACCCGGACGACAAACCCTCGATCGGAATTATCCTGTGCAAATCGCGCAACGAAGTGGTGGCAGAATACGCCCTACGTGACCTGACCAAGCCCGTCGGAGTATCGAGCTACGTCACCAAACTGGTCGAAACCCTTCCGGCCGCCTTCCGTGACCAACTCCCCAACGCCAAACAACTCCGCGACGCCATCAAAGAAGCCACTTCGACGATCGATCCAGGCTGA
- a CDS encoding RNA polymerase sigma factor, with the protein MGVRRSTCSAGDVVVNLLPAESDRSPENTRATLLDRLHAGDRVAADAFARYYRPLVYDYASRWLQPADADEVAQEVCFRMCRRPLKYNRELKPGSFRAYLRVVVRNAVNAFFRRRAAEEGQGPSVGVTDLPAIPDIDLGELDEILAQRDLIRRALEFIRLDFDPVNWAAFVRVRLEGEDAAKVAADLDKKASTLQVAYNRIMKRLSEEIGRMGGRRIPLGFA; encoded by the coding sequence ATGGGGGTCCGTAGGTCTACCTGCAGCGCGGGAGATGTCGTGGTTAACCTCCTACCGGCGGAAAGCGACCGAAGCCCGGAAAACACACGTGCGACCCTACTCGACCGACTCCACGCTGGCGACCGAGTGGCGGCCGACGCGTTCGCGCGGTATTACCGACCCCTCGTGTACGATTACGCGAGCCGATGGTTACAGCCGGCCGATGCGGACGAAGTGGCACAGGAGGTATGCTTCCGCATGTGTCGGCGCCCACTTAAGTACAATCGCGAATTGAAACCTGGCTCGTTCCGGGCCTACCTCCGCGTGGTCGTACGCAACGCGGTCAACGCTTTCTTCAGAAGGCGAGCCGCGGAGGAAGGCCAGGGTCCTTCGGTCGGCGTCACCGACCTGCCAGCGATCCCGGACATTGACCTGGGCGAATTGGACGAAATTCTCGCCCAACGCGATCTCATAAGGCGGGCACTTGAGTTCATCCGGCTGGATTTCGATCCCGTCAATTGGGCGGCTTTCGTCCGCGTGCGGCTGGAGGGCGAGGACGCGGCCAAGGTCGCCGCCGATCTCGACAAGAAGGCATCCACGCTGCAAGTCGCCTACAACCGCATTATGAAGCGGTTGAGTGAAGAGATTGGCCGGATGGGGGGGCGGAGAATTCCCCTCGGATTCGCGTAA